One Trichormus variabilis 0441 genomic window, CATAGCCAATAAATTAATATCTTTTAAGACGGGTTCCCCTGGTTTATAGGCAAAGGTGACACCACTGTATTCTACTTTCCCCTTAACTGGAGGTAAGGTAACAGCATTAGGCTTTTCTAAAACTGTAGGCTGTATCGCTATTAATTCAAAAATCCGGTCAACAGAGGCTTCCCCTTGCTTAAATTCGTTGTAATTATTCGTCACATGACCGATGGGGTCAATTAACAACCCTGCTGCGGCTAGGTAACTGAAAAATTCTCCCACCGTTAAATTGTTTTGCTGAATTTGCCACGCGCCCACCAAAAGCAAAGATAAGGCACTCAACGCTTCCAAAAAGCCCACAATGGGAATTTGCACTGCTTTCAGGCGTTCAGCAGAGTATTTGGCTTGGAAACTGCGTTCAGATTCTCGGCTAAATCTAGTCACCTCGTAATTCTCTGCGGCAAATGCCCTAATCAGCCGAATTCCACTGAAAACTTCTGTGAGGATTGCCGACAAATCAGACACACGATTTTGGCTCCTCAGGGAGTATTTACGCAAGCGTTCCCCAAACCAACCAATTAAAATCCCCATGAATGGGGCAACAATCACCGTTGCTAAGGTGAGTTGCCAATTCAGGTAAATCATGTAGATGGGGATGGCTAGCAACTGCAACACGCAGGGAATAAAGTCGTGAAACAGTTTATTGACAACTTCACCAATGCGGTCAATATCTTCTGTGAGGCGGTAAGATAAATCACCGGCTTTGGCTGTTTCAAAATAGCTTAAATCTAGCTTTTGCAAATGCCCATATACCTGCTTGCGGAGGTAAAAAGCCACTCTTAAAGCAGCCTTAGACATATAAATATCTTGCACAGACTGAAAAAAGCCTCGGACAAGAAACACTAAGCCTAAAATAGCGGCTAATTGAGCGATCGCTGCTACATTACCTTGTCCAAAAGGATTAGCTAACTTGCCTGCAAAGTTAATTAAGGTTAAAGTCGCCAGGACATACCCCACAATGCCGACAAGTCCTTTCGTGATATTCTGCCACTGGGGTCTAATATAGGGCAGCAGTTGCCAGTAATTAGAACGGGTTTTCAAGCTCTCACATCCACAAAAATATTGTTCTTTGTTTGACGCTACCAGCTTTTGTGTAGTTTCAGCCTATTAAAAATCCCCTAATCTAGAATCGCAGTTGTCGGCAGACAACAAAAGTAGGGGATGAAAAATTTTATTTTATTGAATAAGCTACTTGACAGAGACAGCATCGACATCAACTGTTTTTTCAGTAGCGGGGGAATCTGTTGCGGTGCTAGAATCACCCTTCCGCGCTTTCCAACCTTCAAGCACCAGCCCAGATACCTCAGTAACTAAGATTGACAAAACCAAAAAATCATCAATCTGTCCCACAACAGGCAGAAAATCTGGAGCAATATCAATTGGGCTGGCAATATAAAGTATTGTTCCTAGAATTACCCACCAACGATATTTGGGGTTTTGTAGTAAACCGCGATACCAGTTATACAGTGATTGAATGGAAAAATTCATATTTTAACCCTCTATTTACTTTATAATTCTGGCAAATTGACTCAAGAACTTCCGGTAGGAATAACCGCCCTAGTTAGTCTGGAAGACTCTACTCGGACTTACGCACCCAGGTTATATGAGTTTCCCCGGCAGAAAGTTTTTTCGTCATAATCCCGCGTTAAGCTAATTCTCAAGTGTAAAATTCGAGTGTTCAATTCAAGAACCCCAACTTTAAATTCCAGATAGCCTCTAATTAGTCTGGAAATTTATTTTTGTCAGTTCTTAGTTGTCCATTAATCTTTAAAATTAAAATGCCTTGGGATAGTTGCTTGAGTAATGGAGGGAGGAAACTAAAATAGTGGATATTATAGA contains:
- a CDS encoding ABC transporter ATP-binding protein produces the protein MKTRSNYWQLLPYIRPQWQNITKGLVGIVGYVLATLTLINFAGKLANPFGQGNVAAIAQLAAILGLVFLVRGFFQSVQDIYMSKAALRVAFYLRKQVYGHLQKLDLSYFETAKAGDLSYRLTEDIDRIGEVVNKLFHDFIPCVLQLLAIPIYMIYLNWQLTLATVIVAPFMGILIGWFGERLRKYSLRSQNRVSDLSAILTEVFSGIRLIRAFAAENYEVTRFSRESERSFQAKYSAERLKAVQIPIVGFLEALSALSLLLVGAWQIQQNNLTVGEFFSYLAAAGLLIDPIGHVTNNYNEFKQGEASVDRIFELIAIQPTVLEKPNAVTLPPVKGKVEYSGVTFAYKPGEPVLKDINLLAMPGEAIALVGASGAGKTTFVNLLPRFYDPSTGQILVDGVDIRDVRLQSLRRQIGIVPQETIMFSGTVAQNIAFGQDVFDLEAVAAAAKIANAHQFISQLPESYNTWVGERGVNLSGGQRQRIAIARAVLLNPQILILDEATSALDSESEALVQEALERLMQNRTVFIIAHRLSTVRRCDRILVLERGQIVESGTHEELLALENRYARFYTQQFS
- a CDS encoding YkvA family protein produces the protein MNFSIQSLYNWYRGLLQNPKYRWWVILGTILYIASPIDIAPDFLPVVGQIDDFLVLSILVTEVSGLVLEGWKARKGDSSTATDSPATEKTVDVDAVSVK